The region TGGGTGCTGGCGGCATAGACCGGGTCGCGGCTGCCATGGGCGAACCAGAGCGGCAGCTTCGCCTTGTAGAAGGCGCTCTTGGTGAAATCGGGATCGGTGACGCCGCTCATGACAAGCATGCCCTTCAACCGCTTGACGCTGCCCTCGTCGCGGGCAATGCCCCAGCAGACTTGGCTGCCCATCGAGGCGCAGGACAGGATGATCGGCCGGCCGGGCGATTGGGCGCTGGCGTAGCGGATGAGGCCGGCGATGGCCGCAACGCCACTGCTGTCGAAACTCCTGACCGTCGGCGAATAATAGACGCCGCCATTGCCGGCGACGAGGTTCTTCAGCCTGTTGAAATTGCCGCCGAAGCTGTAGTCGTTGGCGCCCAGCCGGCGGTCGCCGTCGCGGCCATGGATGAAAATCACCGTGAAGGCGGCATTCTGGGCCTGTCCCACCCTGGTGACATCGAGCCGGATGCCGTCCAGAGACAGCGTCTCGTCGACTTGGGCCTTGCGGATGCCAAGCGCCACATATTTCTGCTGCACCCGCTTTTGCGGGATCTGGTCGCGGCCGTTGATATCGCGCATCTCGTCATAGCCGATGACCTCGAAGGCGCCGTCATCGCCCGTCTGCAAGATGGCCTGCTGCGAAAACAGATCGTCCTTGAACGGCGGCAGCGCATCGCCTGCCCTCACCGGCCCGGCAGCCGACAGAATAGCCGCGGACAGGAAAAAGGCCGCAATTGCAGTGATGATGGTGCAATGACTTGTGGACATTCGCATTCGGATGGTTCCTGAAGCCTGCCGCCGCTTGCCATTCGGCGCCCGGCAACGCAAATCATGAGTGAAAAGCCGCCAAAACTGGCGGTGTCGCGTATAGAGGTGCTTTCTGGCAAAATCTGCCTGATTCGCAAACGTGACATGAAATGCGGTGATTTTGGGTCGGCGGCGGATGCAAGCCCCAAGCCTGACCCAAGACAGGATGAAGATCTGAACGGCTCCATGGACGATAGCAACGACCTCTTTTCCGGAATGCCCCTCTCTGAAAAACGCGGGGAGGCGCAGAAGCCTGCGGCTGCGGCCGAACGGCCGGCGGTGACGGCTGCGCCCGCTGCCGCCCCACCTGCTGCTGGAGCCCCCTCTGCTGCGGGAGCCTCTGCGCGCCCGGCACCTACCGCGTCGAATGCCGATGAATACGGCGCCTCGTCGATCCGCGTCCTCGAAGGCCTCGAGCCGGTGCGCATGCGCCCGGGCATGTATATCGGCGGCACCGACGAAAAGGCGCTGCATCACCTCTTTGCCGAAGTCATCGACAACGCGATGGACGAAGCGGTCGCCGGACACGCCAATTTCATCGAGGTCTATCTTGATCTCGCAGGTTATCTGACGGTCTCCGACAACGGCCGCGGCATCCCGGTCGAGAACCACCCTCAGGTGCCGGGCAAGTCGACGCTCGAAGTGATCATGACCAAGCTGCATGCCGGCGGCAAATTCGACGGCAAGGCTTACGAGACCTCGGGCGGCCTGCACGGCGTCGGCGTCTCGGTCGTCAACGCGCTTTCCGACGACCTCGAAGTGGAAGTGGCGCGCAATCGCAAGCTCTACCGCCAGCGCTTCTCCCGCGGCCTGCCGCAGGGCGGCCTCGAAGAATTGGGCGACGTCCACAATCGCCGCGGTACCCGCGTACGCTTCCATCCCGACCCGCAGATCTTCGGCGATCACATGAAGTTCGACGCCGCCCGGGTGTTCCGGATGGCGCGCTCGAAGGCCTATCTGTTCGGCGGCGTCGAGATCCGCTGGAGCTGCGAGCCGGGCGTCCTGCCCGAAGGTTCCGAGGTGCCCGACAAGGCGGTCTTCCACTTCCCCGGCGGCCTGAAGGACTATCTGCAGGCGACGATGGGCAAGGAGTTCACCGTCACCCGCGAGATTTTCGCCGGCAAGACGGAGAAGACCAGCGGCCACGGCTCGATGGAATGGGCGATCACCTGGTATGGCGGCGATCCGCAGGTGCATTCCTATTGCAACACCATCCCGACTCCTGAAGGCGGCACGCATGAGGCCGGCCTGCGCATCGCGCTGACCAAGGGCCTGAAGGCCTATGCCGAGCTGACGCAGAACAAGCGCGCCGCGCAGATCACCACCGATGACGTGATGATCTCGGCCGTCGGCATGCTGTCGGTCTTCATCCGCGAGCCGGAATTCGTCGGCCAGACCAAGGACAAGCTGGCGACCGTCGAGGCCCAGCGCATCGTCGAGAACGCGTTGCGCGATCCCTTCGACCATTACCTTGCCGACAACCCGAACGAATCGGCCAAGCTGCTCGACTGGGTGATTGAGCGCGCCGAGGAACGCCTGCGCCGCCGCAAGGAAAAGGAAGTCAACCGCAAGACGGCGGTGCGCAAGCTGCGCCTGCCCGGCAAGCTTGCCGACTGCTCGCAGAACACCGCCGAAGGCGCCGAACTCTTCATCGTCGAAGGGGACTCGGCAGGTGGCTCGGCCAAGCAGGCGCGCAACCGCGCCAACCAGGCAATTCTGCCGCTGCGCGGCAAGATCCTCAACGTCGCCAGCGCCGGCCGCGAAAAACTCGGCGCCAACCAGCAGCTTGCCGATCTCATCCAGGCGCTCGGCTGCGGCACCCGCTCGAAATACCGCGACGAAGACCTGCGCTACGAGCGCATCATCGTCATGACCGATGCCGACGTCGACGGCGCCCATATCGCTTCGCTGCTCATCACCTTCTTCTATCAGGAGATGCCGGAACTGGTGCGCGGCGGCCACCTCTTCCTCGCCGTGCCGCCGCTCTACAAGATCACCCAGGGGTCGAAATCCGCCTATGCCCGCGACGACAATCATCGCGCCGAGTTGATGCAGACGGAGTTCAAAGGCAAGGCCAAGGTCGAGATCAGCCGCTTCAAAGGTCTCGGCGAAATGATGCCCGCCCAGCTCAAGGAAACCACCATGGATCCGTCCAAGCGCACCCTGCTAAAGGTGCTGATCGACGAGGTGGATTTCGAGGGCACCCGCAGCGCCGTCGACGATCTGATGGGCACCAAGCCGGAAGCCCGTTTCCGCTTCATCCAGGAACGCGCCGCTTTCGCCGAAAACCTCGATATTTAAACGATGCCTTCAAGCGCGCCGGCCGGTCGGGCAGGTTCGGCGCGCCGACATTTTAGCATCGACGATTTCACGGAACTGACGAAGAACCGTAACAACCCCGTCAAACAACCGGCGCATGAAACGGTCGGCGTACCTTCTCCCGAGGGCGTCTGAACCGTTTTCCAAACCATTGCCGGATATTTGTCATGACCAAGCGTTTTCTCGCGGCTGCCGCTTTCGTTCTCCTGTCCAGCACCGTCGCCGCCAATGCCACCAATATCGAGGCCACCTTCGAGACCGCCTGCCCCTTCGGCGACTGCGCCGCCGGCATTGCGCTCTCCTATCTCGGTGAATTCGTCATCCCCACCGGCCACATGGAAAACGGCGTCGAATTCGGCGGCATTTCCGGCCTCGATTTCGATCCCGCCACCGGCCACTATCTCGCCATCAGCGACGACCGCTCGGACAAGGCCCCGGCCCGCTTCTATGAACTCGATGTGGATGTCGACGCGTCCGGCCTCAAGGGCGTTTCCATCGTCAAGCACGTCACGCTGAAGGACAAGAACCACGAACCCTTCGCCGCCAGGACTGTCGATCCGGAATCGATCCGCCTCGGCAAGGACGGCATCTATTGGGGCAGCGAAGGCGACGCCAGGGCGCTGCTGCCGCCCTTTATCCGCGTCGCTGCGCCTGACGGTTCCTTCCTGCGCGAATTCAGGCTGCCGGAAGGTTTTGCTCCGACAGCCGACAAGTCCACCGGCATCCGCGACAACCTTGCCTTCGAGGATCTCGCTGTGACGCCCTCGGGCGACGTTTTCGTCGGTGTCGAAGCCGCGCTCTATCAGGACGGCCCGAACCCCTCGCTGACATCAGGCAGCCTGTCGCGCATCATCCGTTATGACGGCGCAACCGGCGAGCCGAAGGCTCTGTACGTCTATCCGGTCTCGCCGATCCCGCAGGCCGCCACCAAACCCGATGGCGGCAATGACAACGGCATGTCGGAAATGCTTGCGCTTGACGACCACCGCCTGCTCGCCGTCGAGCGCAGCTATGCAGAGGGCTATGGCAACACCATCAAGATCATGATGATGGATCTGGCCGATGCCACCGATGTATCCGCCATCGCATCGGTCGCCAAAACCGACCAACGCATCGTCCCCGCCCGCAAAAGCCAGGTCCTTGATCTGAGAGCAATCGGGCTCGTCCCTGACAATATCGAGGCGATGTCGCTCGGCAAGGCCAAGGACGGCACCGACGTTCTCATTCTCGGCTCCGACAACAATTTCTCGACCGCTCAGAAGACGCAATTCTACGCCTTCAAGATTCTCAAGCGTCCGCGGCAGTAAGACATCGGCTCCGACGGTCGAATAGCGACGCTTTGTATACGCTTTCGGGGTGCAGACCTTGAAACAGCCGGGGTGATGGCCCATAACCAGAGGACAAGAAAAAGAAGAGGCGCGTGTGGGTGTGTTCGACCGTCAGAAAAACAATCATGAACCGCGATGGCTCGGCTCGTCGGCGCCGACACGCACCCCGCTGATTCCCTCCATCTCGGCCGCACGCTGGCTGCTGGTTCTGATCGTCGCGGCCGGCGTCTACTTCTTCTACGGTTTCCTCGTGCCGGTGCTGGCAGCCCTGGTCATCGGCTTCGCCAGCTGGCCGCTCTACCGCAAGCTTCTTGCCCGCGTCGGCGGTAACACGACGGTCGCAGCGACCATCGCCATCATCATGATCGTCACCTTCCTGGTCATCCCGATCGGGCTTGCGGTCACCTATACCACGGGTGAAGTGCGCACCTGGGTTGCCTGGGCAATCCACGCCAACCGTGCCGGCGCCCCGACACCGGCCTGGATTGTCGCGCTGCCTTGGGCCGGCGCCTATCTCGATGAAGTCTGGACCAAATATATCGGCAGCCCCGGCGCCCTGGGCGAGGTCATCCAGGCCGTCAGCGGCGCCAATATCGGCAATATCTACCGGGCCGTGCTTGCCGCCGGCGGCGGCGCCTTCCACCTGCTGCTGACGCTGCTCTTCATGCTGATCGCGCTGTTCTTCGTCTATCGCGACGGTTTTTCCTTCTCCAAGCAGATCGACATGCTCGGCGAGCGCATCCTGCCGAACCGCTGGGAGCGCATTTCCCGCGTCGTGCCGGCGACGATTAGCTCCACCGTCATGGGCATGACGCTGATTGCGATCGGCGAAGGCATCGTGCTCGGCCTTGCCTATTGGATTGCCGGCGTGCCGTCACCGGTGACCCTCGGCGTGCTGACGGGCGTGATGGCGCTGATACCGGGCGGCGCGCCGCTCTCCTTCACGCTGGTGTCGATCTATCTGCTGGCCAGCGGCTCGCATGTCGCCGGCATCGGTCTCTTCGTCTGGGGAACGGTCGAACTCTTCATCGTCGACAAGACGCTGCGGCCGAAGCTTGTTGGCGGCCCGATCAAGCTGCCCTTCCTGCCGACCTTCTTCGGCCTCGTCGGCGGCGTCAAGACGATGGGTTTCCTCGGCCTCTTCATCGGCCCGGTGCTGATGGCACTGATCGTCGCCATCTGGCGCGAATGGATCCACGAAGCCCGCAATGCCGATAAGGGCGAAACGGGACCGCAGGTTCTCATCGACGAGCAAGCCCCGCCGGCAATCCCCGGACCGCCGAAAGCAATTCCCCGTGTTGCCGAAGGCTGAAAAGAAGTTGTTGCCGAAGGCTGAAAAGGCGTTATTGCCGACGGCTGAACCGGCCTTGGCTAGTCGTCATCCCAGCCGCTTTTCCATGAACAGGCTGAGCGGGTCCGGCAGATAGGTGCCGAAAGGCTCAATGTCCCGGTATCCGTATTTGCGGTAGAGCGCGATCGCCTCGGGCTGGTAGATGCCGGTTTCGAGCCGGATCGCCGACAACCGCTTTTCCCCAGCGATCGCTTCGAGCGCATTCATCAGGCCGCTGGCAATCCTCAGGCCCCTCGCCTCGGGATCGACGAACATGCGCTTGATCTCCGCCGTGCCGTCGCCAGCTTCGACGAGCGCGCAGCAGCCGACGATCGTATCGCCGTTGCGCGCGACCAGGAAGCTCACCGCCGGCTTTTCCAGCAAGGATAGGTCGACAAGATGGTTGCTCTCCGGGGGATAGAGCGACTGCGCATAGGCATCGGAAAGATCGAGAAGGCGGATGACGCCGTCCTGACGCGGCGGCTCCAGGGCGATGGTGACGGACATGCTGCTTCTTTCTTCCGGGCAGGCACAAGTTTTTCCCGACATGACCAAGAGTTAATGCTCTCGCCTTCATTCGGTTGGAATTGCGCCCTCTAAGACGATGACATGCTCAATAGCCAAGGAGGCAAAATATGCAAGCGGTGCTGATCGCGATGACCATTCTCGGTTGCGACGATTCCATCAGCCAGTGCAATTATGTCGCGACAGTCGACAAACACTGGGAGAGTGTTGCCGCCTGCGATGCCGAAGCCGAACGCCGGCTGAAAACCTATGCCAATGTCAGCTATCCCTCGGTGATCGCGGTTTGCGAGGCGCCGAAAGCCATCGCCGCCACCGAGCCGCCGAAACCCACGCCCGTACCGCCGGCCGCACCCGAAGCGGTCGAACAGCACCCGCAGGGACTGCGTGGTTTTGCCGACGACATTGCTGGAAAGGTCCGCGACCATCTGCCCTCCGGCCGGAGCGTCAAGGACACGCTGGCCAAACCGGTGCATTTCGTCTCCGCCAGCTATTCCTGGGTGGTGACGCGGCTGGCTGACTAAGTGGCAGCAAACTCATTCAGTTGAAATGTCGTCGGGCCAAACCTGGGCACCGTGGAGGACGCGAAGGATCCGAATTCGGTCTTCCTGCACGATGTATGCGGCGATATAGGGCGTGCCTGGGATGACCAACTCCCGCGTGCCTGCGATCCTTCCCGGTCTTCCGCTTTCCGGAAATTCGACGAGACGGCGAACAGCAAAAACGATTTTCTGGTCGACATGGACTGCCGCCCTTGGATTCTCGATCTCAATGTATGTGAAAATATTGTCTCGGTCGGATACGGCACACCTGGCCCAAACAAGCCTCACGATTCAGCGGCCTTGCTCTTCCGCAATGCGGCCGCGCGCCTCTTCTCGAAGCTCGCCTCGACATCGGCATCATCGACATCGGCTCGCGTGTCATTGAGAGCTTCAAGGACCTTTCCACGAAACCATGCGTCATAAGCGTCGCTGTTGCTGATAAGTTC is a window of Rhizobium sp. N324 DNA encoding:
- the parE gene encoding DNA topoisomerase IV subunit B — protein: MDDSNDLFSGMPLSEKRGEAQKPAAAAERPAVTAAPAAAPPAAGAPSAAGASARPAPTASNADEYGASSIRVLEGLEPVRMRPGMYIGGTDEKALHHLFAEVIDNAMDEAVAGHANFIEVYLDLAGYLTVSDNGRGIPVENHPQVPGKSTLEVIMTKLHAGGKFDGKAYETSGGLHGVGVSVVNALSDDLEVEVARNRKLYRQRFSRGLPQGGLEELGDVHNRRGTRVRFHPDPQIFGDHMKFDAARVFRMARSKAYLFGGVEIRWSCEPGVLPEGSEVPDKAVFHFPGGLKDYLQATMGKEFTVTREIFAGKTEKTSGHGSMEWAITWYGGDPQVHSYCNTIPTPEGGTHEAGLRIALTKGLKAYAELTQNKRAAQITTDDVMISAVGMLSVFIREPEFVGQTKDKLATVEAQRIVENALRDPFDHYLADNPNESAKLLDWVIERAEERLRRRKEKEVNRKTAVRKLRLPGKLADCSQNTAEGAELFIVEGDSAGGSAKQARNRANQAILPLRGKILNVASAGREKLGANQQLADLIQALGCGTRSKYRDEDLRYERIIVMTDADVDGAHIASLLITFFYQEMPELVRGGHLFLAVPPLYKITQGSKSAYARDDNHRAELMQTEFKGKAKVEISRFKGLGEMMPAQLKETTMDPSKRTLLKVLIDEVDFEGTRSAVDDLMGTKPEARFRFIQERAAFAENLDI
- a CDS encoding type II toxin-antitoxin system RelB/DinJ family antitoxin, producing MASNALVQTRIDAAVKDRATAVLEDMGLTVSDVVRILLTRTANEGALPLELISNSDAYDAWFRGKVLEALNDTRADVDDADVEASFEKRRAAALRKSKAAES
- a CDS encoding GNAT family N-acetyltransferase yields the protein MSVTIALEPPRQDGVIRLLDLSDAYAQSLYPPESNHLVDLSLLEKPAVSFLVARNGDTIVGCCALVEAGDGTAEIKRMFVDPEARGLRIASGLMNALEAIAGEKRLSAIRLETGIYQPEAIALYRKYGYRDIEPFGTYLPDPLSLFMEKRLG
- a CDS encoding alpha/beta hydrolase produces the protein MRMSTSHCTIITAIAAFFLSAAILSAAGPVRAGDALPPFKDDLFSQQAILQTGDDGAFEVIGYDEMRDINGRDQIPQKRVQQKYVALGIRKAQVDETLSLDGIRLDVTRVGQAQNAAFTVIFIHGRDGDRRLGANDYSFGGNFNRLKNLVAGNGGVYYSPTVRSFDSSGVAAIAGLIRYASAQSPGRPIILSCASMGSQVCWGIARDEGSVKRLKGMLVMSGVTDPDFTKSAFYKAKLPLWFAHGSRDPVYAASTQQALFESLHKAKYPTHFTLFQTGNHGTPIRMIDWRRVLNWILAG
- a CDS encoding type II toxin-antitoxin system RelE/ParE family toxin; the encoded protein is MRLVWARCAVSDRDNIFTYIEIENPRAAVHVDQKIVFAVRRLVEFPESGRPGRIAGTRELVIPGTPYIAAYIVQEDRIRILRVLHGAQVWPDDISTE
- a CDS encoding AI-2E family transporter, yielding MGVFDRQKNNHEPRWLGSSAPTRTPLIPSISAARWLLVLIVAAGVYFFYGFLVPVLAALVIGFASWPLYRKLLARVGGNTTVAATIAIIMIVTFLVIPIGLAVTYTTGEVRTWVAWAIHANRAGAPTPAWIVALPWAGAYLDEVWTKYIGSPGALGEVIQAVSGANIGNIYRAVLAAGGGAFHLLLTLLFMLIALFFVYRDGFSFSKQIDMLGERILPNRWERISRVVPATISSTVMGMTLIAIGEGIVLGLAYWIAGVPSPVTLGVLTGVMALIPGGAPLSFTLVSIYLLASGSHVAGIGLFVWGTVELFIVDKTLRPKLVGGPIKLPFLPTFFGLVGGVKTMGFLGLFIGPVLMALIVAIWREWIHEARNADKGETGPQVLIDEQAPPAIPGPPKAIPRVAEG
- a CDS encoding esterase-like activity of phytase family protein — encoded protein: MTKRFLAAAAFVLLSSTVAANATNIEATFETACPFGDCAAGIALSYLGEFVIPTGHMENGVEFGGISGLDFDPATGHYLAISDDRSDKAPARFYELDVDVDASGLKGVSIVKHVTLKDKNHEPFAARTVDPESIRLGKDGIYWGSEGDARALLPPFIRVAAPDGSFLREFRLPEGFAPTADKSTGIRDNLAFEDLAVTPSGDVFVGVEAALYQDGPNPSLTSGSLSRIIRYDGATGEPKALYVYPVSPIPQAATKPDGGNDNGMSEMLALDDHRLLAVERSYAEGYGNTIKIMMMDLADATDVSAIASVAKTDQRIVPARKSQVLDLRAIGLVPDNIEAMSLGKAKDGTDVLILGSDNNFSTAQKTQFYAFKILKRPRQ